The following proteins come from a genomic window of Mariniflexile sp. TRM1-10:
- a CDS encoding MauE/DoxX family redox-associated membrane protein: MVTLVNKQSFFRLSPRLKDAIVLIICLGGVFLFLTSAYTKIVDHERFILGLAKVTFVGSLATFVGWMVPISEIAISLLLIMPKTQRVGLYAFTGLMGVFTLYIVSMYFWAEKLPCQCNLIIERLGWGGHLVFNSACIALAVIALRLSKSIFKNN, encoded by the coding sequence ATGGTTACTTTAGTGAATAAACAGTCCTTTTTTCGGCTTAGTCCAAGACTAAAGGATGCGATTGTCCTTATCATTTGCTTGGGTGGTGTATTTCTTTTTCTAACTTCTGCTTATACCAAAATAGTGGATCACGAAAGATTTATCCTAGGCCTTGCTAAGGTAACATTTGTTGGGTCACTGGCAACTTTTGTCGGCTGGATGGTTCCGATAAGTGAAATCGCTATATCGCTATTGCTTATCATGCCCAAAACACAACGTGTCGGACTATATGCCTTTACTGGTTTAATGGGTGTCTTTACACTCTATATAGTTAGCATGTATTTCTGGGCTGAAAAGCTTCCATGCCAATGCAACCTGATTATCGAAAGACTAGGCTGGGGTGGTCATCTAGTGTTTAACAGTGCATGTATTGCACTAGCTGTGATTGCCCTGAGACTTAGCAAATCAATTTTTAAAAACAATTAA
- a CDS encoding TlpA family protein disulfide reductase produces the protein MKTNKKYFVQKLNPIILLGIITLLQLTACKKADSDTPLNRNIVIYGTLGVEIKASDREKIEEEVVVQSQFLSGSDLNHIQRCKVELKSNNFSITIKPQGDFSFVSLASFPSKILKKGSFFIVPGDSIHIDIQDSEKCIINSNNPQLLQCQLDLMEVKNISEYPITENSSAVSRLSDYKDSAFNRYEEIFSQYEGKVAPEVLNTLKIHYQTQQNAIFMTKVNSYALFSHNDSLKYKAKSRIISDFETLDIISDTLQVRYSINYAEYLLSYIRNYHQLTSPLANQEQLFAKIYKNIDKNYQGLLRDKLLTVLSIRYMNSSKASYTYLSRSHASVKDPDYREILRVIREARTAGKKVFPFALPDVNGKVYTPDDFKGKVVVCKLWFTGCGGCTYLHKVLKPWKLKYKDNKEVEFISINVNNKKGQWEKGLQSGVYCSPDEINLSTFGEGFDHPMLKYYNFVGYPQVLVFDKNGNLISANPAVGGNYEVLKSELDKMILENL, from the coding sequence ATGAAAACAAATAAAAAATATTTTGTACAGAAACTAAATCCCATTATACTTTTGGGCATTATAACCCTGTTACAGTTAACAGCCTGTAAAAAAGCAGATTCAGATACGCCTTTAAACAGAAATATTGTCATTTATGGCACTTTAGGCGTAGAAATTAAAGCCTCAGATAGAGAAAAAATTGAAGAAGAAGTTGTTGTGCAATCACAGTTTTTATCAGGATCTGATCTAAATCATATACAGCGTTGTAAAGTAGAACTTAAAAGCAATAATTTTAGTATCACGATAAAACCCCAAGGTGATTTTAGTTTTGTTAGTTTGGCAAGTTTTCCCTCAAAGATCTTAAAAAAGGGTTCCTTTTTTATTGTGCCAGGAGACTCCATCCATATTGACATACAGGATAGTGAAAAATGTATAATAAATTCCAACAACCCCCAATTGCTTCAGTGCCAACTTGATTTAATGGAAGTAAAAAACATCAGTGAATACCCAATAACAGAGAATTCTTCTGCGGTATCAAGGCTTTCTGATTATAAAGATAGTGCTTTTAATCGTTATGAAGAAATATTCTCCCAGTATGAAGGAAAGGTAGCCCCTGAAGTATTAAACACTTTAAAAATTCATTACCAGACACAACAAAACGCTATTTTTATGACCAAGGTGAATAGTTACGCTCTATTTTCCCATAATGATAGCCTTAAATACAAGGCAAAAAGCAGAATAATCAGTGATTTTGAAACTTTGGATATTATATCTGATACCCTTCAGGTTAGATACTCCATCAACTATGCCGAATATCTGTTAAGCTATATACGTAACTATCATCAACTTACTAGTCCTTTAGCAAATCAGGAGCAGTTGTTTGCGAAAATTTATAAGAATATTGATAAAAACTACCAAGGACTGTTAAGGGATAAGCTATTAACAGTGTTGTCTATTAGGTATATGAATTCCAGTAAGGCTTCCTATACCTACCTAAGCCGTAGCCATGCTTCTGTAAAAGATCCTGATTATCGTGAAATATTAAGGGTTATAAGAGAAGCAAGAACGGCAGGTAAAAAGGTGTTTCCCTTTGCCCTTCCGGATGTAAACGGTAAAGTCTATACACCCGACGATTTTAAAGGAAAAGTAGTGGTATGTAAGCTTTGGTTTACCGGTTGCGGAGGTTGTACCTATCTACACAAAGTATTAAAACCCTGGAAACTAAAATATAAGGATAACAAGGAGGTGGAATTTATCAGTATAAATGTTAACAACAAAAAAGGACAATGGGAAAAAGGGCTACAGTCCGGAGTCTATTGTTCCCCCGATGAAATTAACCTGTCTACTTTCGGGGAAGGGTTTGATCATCCAATGCTAAAATATTACAACTTTGTGGGTTACCCGCAAGTATTGGTGTTTGATAAAAACGGGAATCTAATCTCTGCAAATCCAGCAGTAGGAGGAAATTATGAAGTCTTGAAATCAGAGCTTGACAAAATGATTCTTGAGAATTTATAA
- a CDS encoding RagB/SusD family nutrient uptake outer membrane protein, translating to MKNYTKNTIWLIFSLFSFIYGCNEGFLEEKPSTALQQPHTIADFEQLLSNTDVFNQTSSLVLAASDEYEIPTYEAYLALTQLTARNSYTWEKDLYGGQVNVPQWNLPYTAVFYTNNVLEGLQTSNNIGTADWNKIKGWALFSRAYAFYDLAQNFCETYDSDTAGSTLGIPIRLKPGVDEIVQRSTLQKTYEQILSDLTQADDLLDNDISEDFRYQPSKAAVYAFFARVYLSMGQYAEAENYADLCLATYNALIDYNTISKTASTPFRNSNVENIYYSVQTTDLTAVSASLSSAKYTVKPSVLAMYDSNDLRRSLYFSLVASGNTIRKRTYSGHPLFFTGLATDEVYLIKAECAARRTDYPVALETLNTLLENRFATGTFTPLTVGNTPNVLATVLEERQKELVFRGLRWSDLKRYNKEGANITLTRVLNGQSYTLAPNAPRYVFPIPSDEISYSGIEQNPR from the coding sequence ATGAAGAACTATACAAAAAATACAATATGGCTTATCTTTTCCCTTTTTTCTTTCATATACGGTTGTAATGAGGGCTTTCTGGAAGAAAAACCTAGCACTGCCTTACAGCAACCGCATACTATTGCTGATTTTGAGCAACTTTTGAGCAATACCGATGTATTCAACCAGACAAGCTCTCTAGTATTGGCTGCTTCAGATGAATACGAAATCCCTACTTATGAGGCCTATCTTGCCCTTACACAATTAACGGCTCGTAATTCCTATACTTGGGAAAAAGACCTATATGGCGGGCAGGTAAATGTACCACAGTGGAACCTTCCTTATACTGCTGTTTTTTACACTAACAATGTACTGGAAGGATTACAAACCTCAAATAATATAGGAACAGCAGATTGGAACAAAATAAAGGGATGGGCTCTATTTTCACGTGCCTATGCTTTCTATGACCTAGCTCAGAATTTCTGTGAAACCTATGATAGTGATACCGCCGGGAGTACTTTGGGAATTCCCATCAGGCTTAAACCTGGTGTCGATGAAATTGTGCAGAGATCAACATTGCAGAAAACCTATGAGCAAATCCTCTCCGATTTGACCCAGGCAGATGATTTGCTGGATAACGATATCTCTGAAGATTTTCGTTATCAGCCTTCAAAAGCCGCTGTATACGCTTTTTTTGCAAGGGTTTATCTAAGCATGGGGCAATACGCTGAAGCCGAAAATTATGCAGACCTTTGTTTGGCCACCTATAACGCGCTTATTGATTACAATACCATTTCGAAAACCGCTTCAACACCGTTTAGGAACTCAAATGTAGAAAATATTTACTACAGTGTACAAACAACTGACCTGACCGCTGTTTCAGCCTCCTTATCCAGTGCAAAATATACGGTAAAGCCTTCTGTTCTGGCAATGTACGATTCCAACGATTTGAGAAGGTCGCTTTATTTTTCTTTAGTGGCCAGCGGGAATACCATAAGAAAAAGGACCTATAGCGGGCATCCTTTATTCTTTACAGGCTTGGCTACAGATGAAGTGTACCTGATAAAAGCAGAGTGTGCAGCACGAAGGACCGATTATCCTGTGGCATTGGAAACATTAAACACCCTGTTGGAAAACCGATTTGCTACTGGGACATTTACTCCCCTGACGGTTGGAAACACCCCTAACGTTTTAGCAACCGTATTGGAAGAAAGACAAAAGGAATTGGTTTTTAGGGGACTGAGATGGTCTGACCTGAAACGTTATAATAAGGAAGGAGCAAATATTACACTCACAAGGGTTCTGAACGGCCAGTCCTATACTTTAGCTCCAAATGCCCCAAGATATGTCTTTCCTATTCCTTCTGATGAAATAAGCTATAGCGGAATAGAACAAAACCCTAGGTAG